From Electrophorus electricus isolate fEleEle1 chromosome 8, fEleEle1.pri, whole genome shotgun sequence, the proteins below share one genomic window:
- the LOC113588571 gene encoding uncharacterized protein LOC113588571 encodes METSKGVRTEDVYQTLRQPPLVKNSHSKHASQKDRNLMTLLIFNTLLMIIILLINGYLVYLQMTGPGLELNGKRELWHLYDGVLYLIWDAKGNCSEAEEFCKQKNSRIGNITSRNKDWFLSLSKGKKLWMDKRQIKDETLDKTFYQCPSCDMKDPRVPDSEEMHGWICERRQENMGSALCEVKVSGPPGIPGPRGIAGPPGLVGPRGFPGLPGIPGIKCLPSPPGPICPEHNPSVNQP; translated from the exons ATGGAGACATCTAAGGGTGTGAGGACTGAGGATGTGTATCAGACTCTTCGCCAGCCTCCTTTAGTGAAGAACTCACACTCTAAACATG CatcacagaaagacagaaatctCATGACATTGCTGATATTCAACACTCTTTTAATGATCATTATTTTGCTCATAAATGGATATCTTG TATACCTGCAAATGACAGGTCCAG GATTGGAATTAAATGGCAAAAGAGAGTTGTGGCATCTCTATGATGGCGTATTGTATCTAATCTGGGACGCCAAAGGGAACTGTTCTGAGGCTGAGGAATTCTGTAAACAGAAAAACTCACGCATTGGCAACATCACATCCAGAAACAAA GACTGGTTTCTATCTCTGTCAAAAGGCAAGAAACTATGGATGGATAAG AGGCAGATCAAAGATGAAACGTTGGATAAGACATTCTATCAATGTCCATCTTGTGATATGAAGGACCCCAGAGTGCCAGACTCAGAAGAAATGCATGGTTGGATATGTGAAAGAAGACAAGAGAATATGGGTTCAGCTCTATGTGAAGTTAAAGTGTCTGGACCGCCTGGTATTCCTGGCCCTAGAGGCATTGCTGGACCGCCTGGTCTTGTTGGCCCTAGAGGCTTTCCTGGACTGCCTGGAATTCCTGGAATCAAGTGCCTTCCTAGCCCACCTGGACCTATCTGTCCTGAGCACAACCCCTCAGTGAACCAACCCTAA
- the polr3gla gene encoding RNA polymerase III subunit GL a — translation MAGRGRGRTQFTFNVDSLGFGRGEALPASALVPSPLFPPLQFRPVPLPTGEEVDYMLALKQELRASSKILPSHIRPGRVKIDVDRYSDKYQSGEPKHSAVEWNPDWSRLPRELCIMGPKTRKAKARPPLKHKVKTTTAKELVQKLETLEKNEKNQSEGEEDEEKKKTGEEEEESGEGEDYDEEEFEEETDYIMSYFDNGEDFGGDSDDNMDEATY, via the exons ATGGCAGGGAGAGGCCGAGGAAGAACCCAGTTCACCTTTAACGTGGACTCGCTGGGCTTTGGGAGAGGAGAGGCATTACCTGCCAGTGCACTCGTACCATCCCCACTTTTCCCT CCTCTGCAGTTCAGGCCAGTCCCTCTGCCTACAGGGGAAGAAGTGGATTACATGCTGGCTCTTAAACAGGAACTGAGAGCCTCCAGCAAAATTCTGCCTTCCCACATTCGTCCAGGCAGAGTAAAGATCG ATGTGGACCGTTACTCTGATAAATACCAAAGTGGAGAGCCAAAACACAGCGCTGTAGAATGGAATCCAG aCTGGAGTCGACTCCCTAGGGAGCTCTGCATTATGGGACCTAAAACACGCAAAGCAA AGGCCAGACCCCCACTGAAACACAAAGTAAAAACCACTACTGCTAAAGAACTTGTCCAAAAACTGGAG ACACTTGAGAAGAACGAGAAAAACCAGTCGGAGggggaggaggatgaggagaagaaaaagacaggagaggaggaagaagagtctggagaaggagaagactATGATGAAGAAGAATTCGAAGAG GAGACAGACTACATCATGTCTTACTTTGACAACGGTGAAGATTTTGGAGGAGATAGTGATGACAATATGGATGAGGCCACCTACTAG